ACCGGCAGTCAGCATCTGCTCGAATCGCAGGGGCGCAAGATCCTGTTCGACTGCGGCCTGTTCCAGGGGCGGCGAGCCGAGTCGCGTCTCAAGAACGAGAAGTTCGGTTTTGATCCCCGTGATATCGACGTTGTCATTCTCTCCCACGCCCACATCGATCACAGCGGAAACCTGCCACGACTCTATCGCCTCGGCTTTCGCGGCCGGGTCTTCTGCACCCCCGCCACAGCCGACATCGCTGAGATCATGCTCCGCGATTCGGCCAAGATTCAGCAGGAAGATCAGCGATATCTCTCGCGGCACCTTAAACGAGGCCATCCGCCGATTGAACCGTTGTATGACCAGGACGACGTGAACGGCCTGATGGAACTGTTCGAGCCGCTGGAGTTCGATGTGCGTCATGAAATCAACTCCGAGTTTCGGATTCGCTTTCTCAACGCCGGTCACATTCTCGGCTCGGCCATCACGGAAGTCGACCTGGAAGAAGACGGCGACTGGAAACGGATTACGTTCAGCGGAGATCTGGGACGACGTGATCTTCCGCTGTTGCCCGATCCGAGTCCGATCGAACGCTGCGATGTGCTGATCTGCGAGTCGACCTACGGAAACCGGGTGCATCCTCCGAGCAGCGATATCAAGCAGGAACTGCTGCGGATCATGAAAGAAGCTCTCGCCGTTGGCGGCCGTGTGATCGTCCCGGCGTTCGCGCTGGGGCGGACGCAGCAACTCGTCTACTTTTTGAATGAGCTGTACAACTCGGGCCAGCTGCCGCCGATTCCGGTCTTTGTCGACAGCCCGCTTTCATCGCGACTGACTTCGACGTATCGGGACCATCTCGGCAGCATGGACGACGATGTCCAGCGAATGCTCGTCGATGACCTCGACCCCTTTGGCTTTCCCTGGCTGCGTTACATTCAGTCGCCTACCGAAAGCAAGGAGTTGAACGATCGCGAAGGGACGATGCTCATCATCGCATCGTCCGGCATGTGCGAGAACGGACGGGTCGTGCATCACCTCGTTCATTCCATTGCCGAGGAGCGGAACACCGTCGTCCTGATGGGCTTTCAGGCCGAGCATACCGCCGGACGCCGAATTGCGGAGCGACGAAAGACGGTTCGCTTCTTCGACCGCGACTTCCGGCTCAACGCCCACGTCGAGAAACTGGAAGGTCTCTCCGCTCACGCCGATGTGAACGACTTCCGCTGGTGGTTTGAGCAGGCCGTCAACGCCGGTGGAGTCGGACAGGCTTTCCTGGTTCACGGCGAACCCGAAGCCGCCACCGCACTGGCCGACGTCGTAAGAGACTACTGCGACGAAGATCCAATCATCCCTCAACGCGGGGAAAGCTTCGAAGTCTAGAGCGAATCGCTCGCCCGTATGTCCGCATAGACTCGAGTTTTCGCCTGAAACGCGGCAACTTATGCGGACGGAACGGCTACACCATTAAGTGAACTGCTCGAGCAGCAAGTTCAAGATTCGACTGCGGGCGTTTGCAGGAGCAAACTCAGCAGGGCAAGAAAATGGTGCACATGCGACTGCAGGAGAAGCATGAAAATGCTTTGAACTGCCAGGACGAGGCGTCAGCCAGCGATGACTTCACCCTCGACGGCCATTCCCTCGTTGAGGCTTCGGGTGAGAATGACGAGTGGTGATGTGCGTCGTTGGAGGCCGATCAGTTGAACTGGGGGATGACGACGCCGCTGCGGCGTTTCGGGCGGGCCTGAGGCGTGCCGGGTTCCGTCGCGGGGCCCTCGGCTTGAGGATCGTCGATACCGAGGGCGACTTTCAGTTCGATCACAGGCTCCGGATCGAGATAGCGATTAACCAGTGCCTGCGCTTCCTCAGCCTCTTTACGAACCTGGCTGGCGGCAACACGGTTGCCAAGTGCTTCCAGTCGGGTTTCCGCCGCCACGCGAATCAACGTCACCTGCCTGGTGAACAGTTCGGCATTCGGCAGTGTTTCCATCTCTTCGAACAACGCTTTCGGGTCGACCTCCTGCGGTTCGTCGATCAGCTTGCGGATGGCGGCCATCAGTGTGGCTCGTTTGGCCGTTACGCGGAGCAGTTCCGCCTTCAACTGCCCCAATCTTGTCTCGGCTTCGACGCGAGCGGAATCATCGGGCACGGTCAGGTCGATGCTCGCTTCGCTCCCGAGCAGATACGGCACCCGGGCCACGACAACGTCTTCGCTCATTACTTCCAGCTTCACGAGTTCGGTACCAAGTTCCTGAGAAATCTCACTCGACTTGAGTTGAAAGCGGCCGTTGCGATCCGCGAACCGAACCACTGAAGGAACAATCGGTTTCCGCGGCGCCTTCCCATCTTTGTTCTCCGTCTTCTCCGCCGACGGTGCGGCTCTCCACGGAGAAACCAGGACGCGAGCCAGTTGAAAGTCGCGGATGAACTCCCCTCGCGTGCTCACGTGAGTCGCGGACGTTCCGAACCGGCGGGACACCTGATAGGCCATCACTTCCACGCGCCGCCGGGATTGCGGAATCGCGTTGCGAAAGGCCGAATGGATCTGCATCTCGACAAAGGCTCGATTGCGATCGCTAACTTCGAGATACGTCCACGGCAACTCCTGACGCGTAATCAGGTTGCCGTCGCGATCGAAGTACAGCAGCAGGACCTTGAGCATGTCTCCGGGTTCGAGCAGAGCGAACGACTGATCGATCACGCCGAGTTCGCCTCCCATTAACGTCCCGGCGACCACTTTGAAATCAACGTCGCGAATATGCACAACCGCTCCGTAATTCTCCTGCATCACAGCCGCCAGCTCAATCGGCAGCAGCTGATCCGATCGGACGGTTCTGGCTTCCATCTCCAACCACTGGTTGGTCAGAGCAAGCCACCGGCGTGATTCCACGATCCAGTCCCCGGACTGCCTTGAGAGCCTCACCTCCACGGAAGTCGACCCCAGACGATGCAACTCGGGATCCTTCACCGACGTGGTTCTCTCTTCGGGGAATTCATCCCAGTCCTGCCGGGCGTGAACGTCCAGTTTCCATTCGACCGCTTTCCCCCAGCCATTGGCAAGATGACGCACGAGCAGTTCTCGCCAGGTCTCGATTTGGCCGGCGGAGATATCCCGAACGGGAACATACAACTGGATATTGAGCTCGGCAGCCGTCAGCTCAAGGGGGGCCGGCTTCGACCCTGCTGGTACGGTTCTCGGAGTCTGACCGACCACCAGTGCTGGTGTCAGTAGAATAGCGAGCAGAATGAACACGATGCGGACCACAGAAATCGCTCGACTTGAGTGACAGGCGATGTGCGAAGAGGACGGCATTCATGATACACTCCCCGAAGAGTGAGAACGACTCCGAAGTCGAAAGAGAATTCGCAGAGTACAGAACGGAGGAGCAACAGAATGAGACTGGGATTGATCAACTCCGCCTGGGCCCAGGCGGGTCGCGACACGGCCTGGGGCATTCAGAAGACGAAGGAAATTGGCTTCGACTGCATCGACATCTTCGCCGATCCGTTCGATATCGACATTCGCGAACGGCTGCTCATTAAACGGGAATGCGATCGCCTTGAACTGCCGATCGTTTCCGTCTGCTGCGTCGCTGTCGGCCTCATCGATTTCAATCCGAGTGTCCGTCGGTTCCATCTGGAGCGGTGCATTGCCTATCTCGACATGTGCTACGAGTACGAAGCCGAGAATTTACTGCTCGTCCTCGGGGAATACATCTGGAACAAGGAAGTCATTCCCCCCGACGAGCAATGGAATCTCGGGGTGGAAACCTGCCGTGAGCTGGCCGACTACGCCGATTCGCTCGGGCTGAAGATTGCCATGGAACTCGAACCGTTTCCGCTGTCGCTGCTCAACAGTGTCGAGACGATGGACCGGTTTATCCGCGACGTCGACCATCCGGCCTTGCGGGCGAATATCGACATTTCGCATCTGCAACTGGCCGATGTGCAGGCAGACGAACTATCGCGGCTCAAAGGGAAAGCGATCCACGTTCACATTTCTGATTGCGATGGCAAAGTGCACGGCGACCTGCCGCCCGGCCGCGGCGTGGTCGACTTCGGCCCGTATCTGGATGAACTTCAGAAACTGGAGATGGACGGAACGGTTTCGATCGAACTCGAATACTCTCCCGATCCCAACAACATCGAAGCCTGGGTGCGGGAGGCGTATGAGTCGACGGCCAAGCTGATGAAGCAGCATGGATTGAGAGACTAAGAGCCAGAAGTGAAGCAAAAGGATCGTGCGGGGCGGGCCCGACTTATGGGATGGTCGATCGTCCGCCCGTCGCACTTGGCGCGGCCTCTTGTGACTTCGTCATCCGGCCGTCGATGACCGGGCCGCCCGTTTCAGCAGTTATGCGGTGGCGAGGTCCATCACGGCGGTTTCGCTCAGTTTGTCCCGCGGAACTTCGCCCGTAATCCGGCCTTCCCGCATCACAAGCACGCGATCGGACAGGCCGATGATCTCTTCCATTTCGGAACTCGCGAACAGAATCGCCACGCCTTCGCTGGCGAGTTGATCGATCAGGCGATAGATCTCTTCCTTGGCTCCAATGTCGATGCCGCGAGTCGGCTCATCGAGCAGAAGAACGCCGGGTTTGAGCGCCAGCCATTTCGCGAGGACGACCTTCTGCTGATTCCCGCCGGAGAGCAGGCCGGCCAACTGTTCGCGGCCCGCCATGCGGATGCCGAGTGATTCGCGGAAGCTGTCGCAGAGCGAGCGTTCTCGACTGCGGTTGACCAGACAACCGGCTACCGCGTCACTGGTGAGGCTTGGCAAAGAAACGTTCTCGCGAATCGTCATCTCGAGAATCAGTCCCTGTTGTTTCCGGTCCTCCGGCACCAGCGCCAGTCCGGCACGAATCGACTCACGCACATCGCCCGCGGCAAGAGGATGGCCGTCGACTTGGATGGATCCAGACAGAACCGGATCGACGCCAAAGATCGCGTGCAGCAGTTCGCTGCGTCCCGCTCCCACGAGCCCGGCCAGGCCGACGATCTCGCCGCGTTTGATCGTCAGACTGTTGGACTCCCCCGGCCAGGTCGTCGTCATCACGCCCTTCACCTGCAGGGCCACCTCGCCCGGAGTGTGAGAGTGTCGCTGATAGAACCGCGAAACATCCCGGCCCACCATCCGGCTGACCATCGCGTCGTGAGTGATCTCGCCACGCTCCAACTCGCCGGCGTTCCGGCCATCACGAAGCACGGTCACGCGATCGGCCATTCGCTGAATCTCGCCGAGTCGGTGCGAGATATAGAGAATGCTGACCGACTCCTGCCGCAACTGATCGATCACCTGCATCAGCGATTCGGTTTCCCGCTGCGACAGCGAAGACGTCGGCTCATCCATGATGAGGACACGGGCGTTGATCGAGAGCGCCTTAGCAATCTCGACCAACTGCTGTTGACCGATCGGCAACTCGCGGACGAGGGTTCGCGGCGAAACATCGAGCCCCACGCGACGCAGATGTTCCCGGGACTGCTCCTCGAGCTCTTTGCGGCGGATCCACCCTCCGACATTCGGTTCGCGGCCGAGAAAGATATTCGCAGCGACGTCGAGGTTATCGGAGAGATTCAGCTCCTGATGAATGAGCGCAATCCCGACATCGAGAGCATCATCGACCGAACGAAACTCGACCGGCTGGCCGTCGACCAGTAACTGACCGACATCCGGACTCTGCACGCCGGCGAGAATCTTCATCAGCGTGCTTTTGCCCGCTCCGTTCTCGCCAACGACGGCCAGCACTTCGCCAGCTGCAACGTGCAGATCAACATGATCGAGAGCGGTGACGCCAGGGAATCGCTTGGTGATGTCTTTCGCCTGCAGCCGGGTCGCCGGAGGAGCGGCTGGGACAGCGGACGTCATTCCGTCAGTTCCTTCAGATTGGACCAGAACTCTTCGACCTGAATCTCGCGCTCGTTCTCGGGATCGACCTCTTTCTTGATGACGCGAGCCGGGAAGAGAATCGTATCCTCTTCTGCGACAAGCACCCCTTCGGTCTGTTCCATCAGCTTCGAGAGTTCTTCACCGCGAGCGAGTCCAGACAGAATGCGAATCGACTCGTAGCCGTACATGTAAGGATTCTGCACCACAGTCCCGTAGATTTCCCCATCCACGATTCCCTGCAGAGTCCCCTTCTCTTCATCGAAGCCGACGACTGCGATCTGATCCAGCTTGTCGGCTTCTTTCACCGCCTGCAGACAGAGCGGCGGGTTATACGCGAACAGTCCGACCATGCACTTCAGGTTCGGATGCTTCACGATCGAGTCGGCTGCGTCCGCTTTCGCCTTGGCGAAGTCGGCTCCGTCGGTGCGGGTGTCGAGAATGGTATACTTGTCGTTCTTGACCGGCTGCCCGGCTGGATCTTCCCGCGTCGGATCGGGCTCGCGTCCGAGGACGGCATCAATCACGCCCTGTCGCCGCTGACGGGCATTGAGCTGGTCGAGGTTACCCACAAACAGCATCACTTCGCCACCATCGGGAATCGCTTCCCGAACGAGCTCCCCGCAGGCCAGACCGGCGTCGTAGTTATCGATGCCGATGTAGCAGAGGCGGTTGGTCTTCGGGGCATCGGAATCGTTGGTGATCAGATTCGTCTGCTCGGCGGCATTGTTGAGCATGTCGAGCTGACCTTCCTGATCGATCACCGTGATGGCGATCCCGTCAATTCCGCGAATCAGCAGGTCCTCGACAATTCGCTTCTGGCCGGCGGCGTAATCGGTCGGCATGAAGAACTGCACGTCGGCATTGAATTCTTTTCCGGCCGCTGTGGCGCCTTTCTCGGCCACTTCCCAGAACGAAGCGACGACATTGGTAATGAATGCCAGGTCGACTGTTTCGTCAGCCGCCTTCGTCGTTCCGCCAGAGCTGCCCGGACCAGGTTCACTGCATCCCGACAGAGACAACGACATTAGCGTGCAGGAAACGAAACAGCAGGCTATGAAACCGCGAACGGACGGAAACCGCATGGGACAGGACCTTGAATCAGAGAAGCCTCTTCGAGAACGACCGGACAGAACGTCCATCAATTTCAGTTGATGCAACGTACCAGAAGCGCAGGCGGATTTCCCGCGTGAACGGGAAAAATCTGTTGGAGAGGGCGTCACAACCTCAAAGTCCGGTGCCCTGCCTGCTTCGCGATGCAAGCATGGCACCGGGGATGATCCGCTGAAGCAATCAATCAGTTCTCGGTGTCGACCCAGGCGAACTGGCCGCCATCGAGAACGGCGTAGGTGGTTCCGCCCTGCAGGGCACTTCTGAGTTCGTCGGTATCAGCGAGCGGAATGCAGAACAGATTCTCGACGATGTCCTGTTCGAGTCGACTCAGCAGGTACACCCGATACCGGCTCGCCAGACCGGCCAGGGTAGCCACGGCTCGGCTCGCAGGGGACTTGCTGCGATTCAGATTCCGCATCACCTCGTCGCTGTCGCCGGACGATTGAATCGTCTCCTGCAGACCTTCCGGGAAGTCCTTGAGATCCGTCACGAGCAGTACGCGGCCATCCTCGGAGACCAGCTTTTCAGCCGCGCGACAGGCCCGAGCGGTGGAGAACCACGCGTCGCCGGCTTCGAGACTCGGTACGGAAACGATGACTGTTTCCGCAGGGGTGGAAATCGACGAACGCCAACTGGAGTTGAGTCGCGACACAGATTCGCGATACACAGAATCGCTCGCACCCGCAATCACGTGAGCCAGCTTGCCAGAGCCGGACGGGATGACCTGCACTGAAAACTGCAGGCCGAGCAGCCAGCCGATTTCATCGATCATCTGTCGCACACCGAACGATTCATCAGGCGAGAGTTCCTGACTTCCCGGTCCACTGAATCGGGTTTGAGCTTCCTCACCGCCAAAGGCCGGGTAAACGGTCGAGTTGGTGCCGCGATAGCCCCAGCGATCATCGAAGCCGAACCGTCCGATCGTGACGACATAGTCGGCTTCGCCAATCTCTTCGGGCAGATAAATTCGCTGTCCTTCGGCCGTCGAAGCCAGATAAACCGATCGGCCCTGCATCGCTTCGTCGAAGGCGATCACCTTATACGGCAACGAAGAGCTTTCCGCCGCGGCTGTTTCCGTGCCGACACCGTTAAGGACCACGTGCAGCTTGTCGGCTTCGACGCCGCGTGATTCGAGCTGGCGTCCCAGAGCGCGAATGATCTCGTCCCAGGCCGGAGTGCCGGCGTCGATGACAAGCGTGACCTTATCGCCCGGGACCACGGCATCGCCGACCGGGGGATAGTCGAGCGGCGTCGCCAGAGCCTCTTCAATCGCCCGGACTGCGTCGTCCTGAGCTTCCGGGCCGGACTGCTTCCAGAGAACATGTTCCTCGGGAAGTTCAAACTGAAACGACTCCCCAGTGCCATAATGAATTTCGAACTGTGCCACTCTTCGTTCCTGACTCTCTCTACACGTCGATGCGACCAAATACCGTGCCTTACCTGCAAGTGTGTGCACGGATTTTCGGGCTTCAATCGCAATTGTACTGAATTTCTGCGACACTGTCGTTTTAGCTCCGATCCGTGCACTACCGGCGTCTCCGAACCGATCTTTCAGCTCGCTGTTCTTCCATGACCGACGAAAACGATGAACTCATGATACGCCTCCAGGGCGGAGATAACTCCGCTTTCGAGGAGCTCGTTGAGCTGCATCAACGGCCGCTCATCGGCTACTTCATGCGGAACGTGAGGGACTGGCAACTGGCCGAGGACCTGTCACAGGAAACGCTGTTGCGGGTCTACAATCAGGCGTGGGACTACTTGCCCGTTGGCCGCTTCAAACCGTGGATGTACCGCGTCGCCCGGAACCTGCTGATCGACAACGTCCGCAAGCGATCGCACGATGCCCTGGTCCGTGCGTATCAGAGTCGCTCCGAAGATAACGACGCCGGCATCTCCCGCATTGCCGGGGAGTTTACCTCGCCGGAAGACAAGCTCGACGAACGCGAGTTCTGCAACATCGTCGACCGACTGCTTGATGACATCCCGGACGATCAGCGGCAGACATTCGTGCTGCATCACTACGTCGGCCTCAATCTGGCCGAAGTCGCCGAGATCCTCGAAGCCAACGTCGCGACGACCAAGAGTCGCCTGCGTCTGGCCCGGGAAAAACTGCAGGAGAAACTCCGCCCCTTCGGGATTCAACCGTCGCAGGACTCTGCCAGCGTGTAGGTGGGGATAGCGAAGCGTATCCCAGTAAATGCGAGCGGCTTCAGAAACCTCCCATGCCCGGGGGTGGCCCCGAAAGATTCTTTCGGGGCGGCGCAGCCGTGGGCGAAGTGCGATTTGACGCCTGATATAAGGGACGGTGTGGTTGCCGAAAGACAATGGATGGCCGCAAGTTGGAGGCTCGCGGCAGCTGCATTCTCCCATGGCTTCGCCGCCCTGATAGCAGAGCTATCACGGCCACCCCAAAGGGTCGGGGTGGGCGTTTCAGCGATTCACTTCGGGGCCACGTCACGCTTGAGACGGTCAACCAATTGCTGGGATACGCGTCGCTATCTCAGCCTACTACTGAGCCCTTGTAACACCGGCTTAGTCGATGATTGGGTTTCGCAGGGTGCCGAGTTTTTCGATGGTCACTTCGACCACATCGCCCGG
The genomic region above belongs to Rubinisphaera margarita and contains:
- a CDS encoding sugar ABC transporter ATP-binding protein, with protein sequence MTSAVPAAPPATRLQAKDITKRFPGVTALDHVDLHVAAGEVLAVVGENGAGKSTLMKILAGVQSPDVGQLLVDGQPVEFRSVDDALDVGIALIHQELNLSDNLDVAANIFLGREPNVGGWIRRKELEEQSREHLRRVGLDVSPRTLVRELPIGQQQLVEIAKALSINARVLIMDEPTSSLSQRETESLMQVIDQLRQESVSILYISHRLGEIQRMADRVTVLRDGRNAGELERGEITHDAMVSRMVGRDVSRFYQRHSHTPGEVALQVKGVMTTTWPGESNSLTIKRGEIVGLAGLVGAGRSELLHAIFGVDPVLSGSIQVDGHPLAAGDVRESIRAGLALVPEDRKQQGLILEMTIRENVSLPSLTSDAVAGCLVNRSRERSLCDSFRESLGIRMAGREQLAGLLSGGNQQKVVLAKWLALKPGVLLLDEPTRGIDIGAKEEIYRLIDQLASEGVAILFASSEMEEIIGLSDRVLVMREGRITGEVPRDKLSETAVMDLATA
- a CDS encoding RNA polymerase sigma factor: MIRLQGGDNSAFEELVELHQRPLIGYFMRNVRDWQLAEDLSQETLLRVYNQAWDYLPVGRFKPWMYRVARNLLIDNVRKRSHDALVRAYQSRSEDNDAGISRIAGEFTSPEDKLDEREFCNIVDRLLDDIPDDQRQTFVLHHYVGLNLAEVAEILEANVATTKSRLRLAREKLQEKLRPFGIQPSQDSASV
- a CDS encoding lactate racemase domain-containing protein, producing MAQFEIHYGTGESFQFELPEEHVLWKQSGPEAQDDAVRAIEEALATPLDYPPVGDAVVPGDKVTLVIDAGTPAWDEIIRALGRQLESRGVEADKLHVVLNGVGTETAAAESSSLPYKVIAFDEAMQGRSVYLASTAEGQRIYLPEEIGEADYVVTIGRFGFDDRWGYRGTNSTVYPAFGGEEAQTRFSGPGSQELSPDESFGVRQMIDEIGWLLGLQFSVQVIPSGSGKLAHVIAGASDSVYRESVSRLNSSWRSSISTPAETVIVSVPSLEAGDAWFSTARACRAAEKLVSEDGRVLLVTDLKDFPEGLQETIQSSGDSDEVMRNLNRSKSPASRAVATLAGLASRYRVYLLSRLEQDIVENLFCIPLADTDELRSALQGGTTYAVLDGGQFAWVDTEN
- a CDS encoding substrate-binding domain-containing protein, whose translation is MRFPSVRGFIACCFVSCTLMSLSLSGCSEPGPGSSGGTTKAADETVDLAFITNVVASFWEVAEKGATAAGKEFNADVQFFMPTDYAAGQKRIVEDLLIRGIDGIAITVIDQEGQLDMLNNAAEQTNLITNDSDAPKTNRLCYIGIDNYDAGLACGELVREAIPDGGEVMLFVGNLDQLNARQRRQGVIDAVLGREPDPTREDPAGQPVKNDKYTILDTRTDGADFAKAKADAADSIVKHPNLKCMVGLFAYNPPLCLQAVKEADKLDQIAVVGFDEEKGTLQGIVDGEIYGTVVQNPYMYGYESIRILSGLARGEELSKLMEQTEGVLVAEEDTILFPARVIKKEVDPENEREIQVEEFWSNLKELTE
- a CDS encoding sugar phosphate isomerase/epimerase family protein; this encodes MRLGLINSAWAQAGRDTAWGIQKTKEIGFDCIDIFADPFDIDIRERLLIKRECDRLELPIVSVCCVAVGLIDFNPSVRRFHLERCIAYLDMCYEYEAENLLLVLGEYIWNKEVIPPDEQWNLGVETCRELADYADSLGLKIAMELEPFPLSLLNSVETMDRFIRDVDHPALRANIDISHLQLADVQADELSRLKGKAIHVHISDCDGKVHGDLPPGRGVVDFGPYLDELQKLEMDGTVSIELEYSPDPNNIEAWVREAYESTAKLMKQHGLRD
- a CDS encoding MBL fold metallo-hydrolase gives rise to the protein MKLTFHGAAGEVTGSQHLLESQGRKILFDCGLFQGRRAESRLKNEKFGFDPRDIDVVILSHAHIDHSGNLPRLYRLGFRGRVFCTPATADIAEIMLRDSAKIQQEDQRYLSRHLKRGHPPIEPLYDQDDVNGLMELFEPLEFDVRHEINSEFRIRFLNAGHILGSAITEVDLEEDGDWKRITFSGDLGRRDLPLLPDPSPIERCDVLICESTYGNRVHPPSSDIKQELLRIMKEALAVGGRVIVPAFALGRTQQLVYFLNELYNSGQLPPIPVFVDSPLSSRLTSTYRDHLGSMDDDVQRMLVDDLDPFGFPWLRYIQSPTESKELNDREGTMLIIASSGMCENGRVVHHLVHSIAEERNTVVLMGFQAEHTAGRRIAERRKTVRFFDRDFRLNAHVEKLEGLSAHADVNDFRWWFEQAVNAGGVGQAFLVHGEPEAATALADVVRDYCDEDPIIPQRGESFEV